The following is a genomic window from Strix aluco isolate bStrAlu1 unplaced genomic scaffold, bStrAlu1.hap1 HAP1_SCAFFOLD_112, whole genome shotgun sequence.
CTCTTTTTCCGGCACTACTTTGCGGCGGAGGAAACCCATGGCCGGGAAGTAGAGCCCGCAGGAGAGTTCGATGAGGAGGAAGGCGAGGAAGGACTCGGCGGGGCTCTCCTGGCCGGGGCTGGTGGAGAAGGTGAGCatgaagagggagaagaagacGAGGAGGACGGCGAGGGAGAGGAGGTGGACGGGCTGAAGGTGGTAGCGCTTGGAGACGGCCAGGCGGTAAAGCGAGGAGCCCAGCGTGCTGGCGGCCATGAAAGCGGAGAAGACGATGCCCAAGGGAGCGCCGTGAGGGTCCAGAACGGGCGTccagaggaagatgaagatgtAGACGACGCTTTCAAACAACGCCTGGATGGTGCCGAGGAGAAGGACGCGCCGGTCGGAGAGGAGGCACTTCAACCCGTCGCCGCAGGTTTTGGAGAAAGCGCGTTTCTTCCCGTAGTTTTCATCCCAATTTTTGACGGCGAAGACCCCCGACAGCACCAGGAGGGGGATGGAGACCATAAACGGAGCCACCGGGCCCAACCCCAACCACTCGGCGAAGAAATcggccgctcccccggcccccaCGGCGATGACGTTGTTCCAAAAAGCCGCTCGGGAGAAGGTGACGGCGATCCACTCGCTGGGAAAATCGTAGCGCTCCACGTGCTCGTGGACGTACCACGCCTCGAACGCGGAGAAAAGCAACGCCGTGGACAACCCCCCTAAAAccctccccgctgccagcaccAGATAATCCCGGGAGAGTTTGACCAAACAACAAACCGAGTAGGTCAAAGAAAAAAANNNNNNNNNNNNNNNNNNNNNNNNNNNNNNNNNNNNNNNNNNNNNNNNNNNNNNNNNNNNNNNNNNNNNNNNNNNNNNNNNNNNNNNNNNNNNNNNNNNNNNNNNNNNNNNNNNNNNNNNNNNNNNNNNNNNNNNNNNNNNNNNNNNNNNNNNNNNNNNNNNNNNNNNNNNNNNNNNNNNNNNNNNNNNNNNNNNNNNNNTTAGCGCCTGGTGCACCCCAAAGCCTCCTTTACCCTCCTACCACGGACCGTGGTGCACCCCGAAGGGGCGTAcaccccccaaaaccacccagTGCCCCCCCAAACTGCCTAATGCACCCCCAAAGCCACCCAGTGCACTCCAAAGCTGCCCAGTGTCCCCCCAAAATGCCCAGTGCACCCCCAAAGCCACCCAGTGCCCCCCCAACTGCCCAGTGCCCCCCCCCAAACTGCCCAGTGCACCCCAAAGCTGCTCAGTGCCCCCCCCCGGCTGCCCAGTGCACCCCAAAGCTGCTCAGTGCCCCCCCCAGGCTGCCTGAGACACCCCAAAGCCACCCAGTGCACCCTAAAGCTGCCCAGTGCACCCCCAAACTGCCCACTGCACCCCCAAAGCCACCCAGTGCCCCCCCCAAACTGCCCAGTGCACCCTAAAGCCGCTCAGTgcccccccaggctccccagtgCACCCCAAAGCTGCCCAGTGCCCCCCCCCAGGCTGCCTGAGACACCGCAAAGTTGCTCAATGCACCCCCAAAGCTGCCCCGTGGCCCCCCCAAACTGCCCAGTGCACCCCAAAGGTGCTCAGTGCCCCCCCCCGGGGATGCtgcctcacccccccaccccaggcactCAGGGCACGCGGAGCCCAAATGCTCCCCCAGGGTGTTGGGGGGCGCTGGGTCCTCttccagggaccccccccccccacgcatTCGAGACCCCAGCTCTGCTCGGCAGCACTCGGGGCcctgctgggggttttttttgggggggggggccctgtgGGGTCTAAATGGGCTGAAAAAGCCAAATTTCCAGCCCCGTGCCCTTCAgcgggggaaactgaggcacggagatattcccccccccaccccgccaagTTGCCTTTGACCTTAATCTGTgcgccccccccccaaattgGGGGGTACAAGAAAGAGGGTTCGGGGCTGCttcctgccccgggggggggggagggggtgaatggggctggggggggccgagctgagcccccccccccacatctggggggggggaaggggtctTGCAGCACCGCCCCAcggggggggggcacaggcaCTGCAAGGCCaatgcagcccccagcccccgaCCTTtacccccccatcccctctccctgcccccgcTCTTGCCCCCCCAATTTATTTTCGGGGTGGGGGCCGCAGCGCCGGGGCCACGAGGcacaaaggaaaaccaaagcgccgggacccccccccccccccgccccgccatcCACCGCCGCTCCCTGGCCCCCCTCCAACAGCTCCCCAGCCCATCCCGAGGTGGGGGGGTGCCCCATTTTTTTTTGAGGGGTCCCCCTtttcctgccccccccctccccaagccaaCCCCAAGGACAtgcgcgtgtgtgtgtcccccaacACCCACCGGCCTCCAACTCACCTCTCCGAGGCCGAAGGATGAGGCGGCGCGATGGGgtctgggagggggggggggggcgaagggggttttgggggggtccctggtgaggggtttgggggtgcgAGGGCTGGCGCTGGCCCCCGGGCGCGAGGCTGCGTTTGGGGGAGGCCGGGAACAGGAAGGTCCCAGCGTCATCCCATTCCCCCGGCCCTGCTGCCGCCTCGCCGCGAGCCGGATGCTTTTTTCCACTCGgcgagcaaaaaaaaaaaataataaaaaatggggGTGAAACCTTGGAAGGGGGAACCCCAACTAcgacacccccaaaccccacagccaAGCGATGGGTCCCGGTGGGgaggacggggctggggggggggggctcagcccctccGGTGACGGGGAatcgtggatttttttttttttcacgctTCGCTTGGAAAATGTTCCCGGGCAGGTGGGTTTGGGGGGATTCAACGAGGCTGGTTTTTTGGGGGTgcgggagggggggaaaaaggagcAGCCGGATCCCCCCTAACCCCCCCCTTTTGTGTAACGGCTCCAGCTCCAACCCAGCGCATTTCTATTTCCCCCACCCGCCGGCAAAAAAAATGGTTGGAAATTATGCAACGAGGCCGGCGCCTTCGTTAGCGGGATCGCGCCCAGCTCGGCCCCGGgtgttggggttttgggggtgccCCCAGCATCCCCTTTTTACACCCCGCTGAGCCctcccccctccgccgccgcctcggggagggtttgggggtgcGAGGGTGGGGATCGGCGGGTCCCCGTCGTGGTGGCGGCCGCGGGGCGGTTGGGTGGCGCGTGCGGGCGCGGGCGTGGGAGCCGTCCCCGCGGGGCACCCGGCGCCGCTCCAGCCCCGGCCGgaagaggatgatgatgatgggggaaaaaaaatgggaaaatgatgaaaaggaagatgatggggaaaaaaaaaacgcTGCTGTCGTCACAGCCGCCTCGGCCCCTGGGGGTCCCCGAAACTTCTCAGCAAGTGCCGCTGCTGCTCGGGGACATTTTATTGATCTCGTCGGCAGAACCGCGCGCCCCAAcactgtgtcccccccccccccaacctcccctTGGCTTTGGGGGGTACTcggagaggggggggggaaggcaccTAATCCCGGTTCTGCCACGGGCGCGTCCAGCCCGGcccgctgcagcccccagccctcgcCGGGGCAACACccccccaaaatcacccccaCCCCGATGTCCCCCCGGTGTCCCTGTCACACGGTGTGAAACTTCTGGTGCCGATGGAGCTTGTGGTGCCCCGCTCCCTCCTGGTGGGGGATACACCCCAAAAATCACCCCTGTCCCGACATCCCCCGGCATCCTCGTCACGCGACGTGAAGCTTCTGCTGCCAATGGAGCTCAGACTTGTGGTTCCAGATACACCCCGAAAATCACCCCCATCCCGACGTTCCCCCCCCGGTGTCACTGTCATGTGACATGAAGTTTCTGGTGCCAAAGGAGCTGGGACTTGTGGTTCCAGATACACCCCAAAAATCACCCCCATCCTGATGTCCCCCCTGGCGTCCCCATCACACGATGTAAAGCTTCTGGTGTTGACAGAGGTGGGATTTTTGGTGCCAGATACACCCCAAAGTCACCCCCATCCGACGTCCCCACTGGCGTCCCCATCACGCAACATGAAGCTTCTGCTGCCAACAGAGCTGGGACTTGTGGTGTCAGATACACCCCAAAAATCACCCCCATCCTGACGTCCCCCCTGGTGTCCCCATCACACGACGTGAAGCTTCTGGTGCCAACAGAGTTGGGATTTTGGTGCCAGTACACCCCGAAAATCACCCCCATCCTGATGTCCCCATCACGCAACGTGAAGCTTCTGGTGCCAATGGAGCTTGGACTTGTGGTGTCAGATACACCCCGAAAATCACCCCCATCCCGACGTCCCCCCCGGCGTCCCCATCACATGACGTGAAGCTTCTGGTGCCAACAGAGCTGGATTTTTGGTGCCAGATACACCCCGAAAATCACCCCCATCCCGACGTCCCCCCGGCGTCCCCATCACATGATGTGAAGCTTCTGGTgctgacagagctgggatttTTGGTGCCAGGTACACCCGAAAATCACCCCCATCCCGACGTCCCCCTGGCGTCCCCATCACATGATGTGAAGCTTCTGGTGTTGACGGAGGTGGGATTTTTGGTGCCAGATACACCCCGAAAATCACCCCCATCCCGACGTCCCCATCACACGACGTGAAGCTTCTGGTGCCGACAGAGCTGGGATTTTTGGTGCCAGATACACCCCAAAGATCACCCCCATCCCAACGTCCCCCTGGCGTCCCCATCACACAACGTGAAGCTTCTGGTgctgacagagctgggatttTTGGTGCAGATACACCCCGAAAATCACCCCATCCCGACGTCCCCCTGGCGTCCCGTCACACGACATGAAGCTTCTGgtgctgacagagctgggacttGTGGTTCCAGATACACCCCAAAAATCACCCCATCCCGACATCCCCCCTGTTGTCACTGTCATGTGATATGAAGCTTCTGGTGCCGACAGAGCTGGGATTTTTGGTGCCAGATACACCCGAAAATCACCCCCATCCCGACGTCCCCCTGGCGTCCCCATCACATGATGTGAAGCTTCTGGTGTTGACGGAGGTGGGATTTTTGGTGCCAGATACACCCCGAAAATCACCCCCATCCCAACGTCCCCATCACACAACGTGAAGCTTCTGgtgctgacagagctgggacttGTGGTTCCAGATACACCCAAAAATCACCCCCATACCCGACATCCCCCTGTTGTCACTGTCATGTGATATGAAGCTTCTGGTGCTGACAGAGGTGGGATTTTTGGTGCCAGATACACCCCAAAGATCACCCCCATCCCGACGTCCCCCTGGCGTCCCCATCACACGACGTGAAGCTTCTGGTGCCAACAGAGCTGGGATTTTTGGTGCCAGATACACCCCGAAAATCACCCCCATCCCGACGTCCCCCCGGCGTCCCCATCACGCCACGTGA
Proteins encoded in this region:
- the MFSD5 gene encoding molybdate-anion transporter, which codes for SLTYSVCCLVKLSRDYLVLAAGRVLGGLSTALLFSAFEAWYVHEHVERYDFPSEWIAVTFSRAAFWNNVIAVGAGGAADFFAEWLGLGPVAPFMVSIPLLVLSGVFAVKNWDENYGKKRAFSKTCGDGLKCLLSDRRVLLLGTIQALFESVVYIFIFLWTPVLDPHGAPLGIVFSAFMAASTLGSSLYRLAVSKRYHLQPVHLLSLAVLLVFFSLFMLTFSTSPGQESPAESFLAFLLIELSCGLYFPAMGFLRRKVVPEKERLGVMNWFRLPLNLLACLGLLVLHDSDRQTGTRSMFGGCAAVALLALVAVGRLFALSRHDAELRLPPPPADATDAAPEP